A stretch of Chanodichthys erythropterus isolate Z2021 chromosome 20, ASM2448905v1, whole genome shotgun sequence DNA encodes these proteins:
- the larp4aa gene encoding la ribonucleoprotein 4Aa isoform X4 gives MSSDQGGEPQLQEEAEPGPKTRGEDEITPGTGGDSGVMVTAKGAGLNPNAKVWQEIPATQNEAPVDGTVASPWSQNNTAEDTTVGKQYTPGFSTLEDNSTSGTVVGVVNGMDPPDQSFPVCERTTGTNVESKLPEEQPVSEETLRESLKKELEFCFSRENLSKDLYLISQMDSDQFVPIWTIASMEGIKVLTTDMDLILDVLRSSPMVQVDEKGEKVRPNHKRCIIILREVPETTPVEEVEALFKNDNCPKVISVEFAHNNNWYITFQSDTDAQQAYRYLREEVKTFQGKPIMARIKAINTFFAKNGYRNLDCSVYPQQSHTQSQYSSPLFMQPVYSPQQQYPLYSIVPPTWTPSPTPYFETPLAPFPNSGFVNGFGSPGHYKTGSNSLNLSRPFSRNRRNHVKPQTRANDGLSSTVSPVALVDGLSGLHSPQPPSSGGPVLSSTELNSSFPHLVSNDLTDDGTMAGRGRRTTYRGTRRRREDDRTTRPVPLSQVKVPPPKFDLAASNFPPLPGCSASPQGEPVLENRLSDVVRGLNREKQQDSSKESAVSPAGPASEETVSRPTQPVAKMSAHVPDPVTSSSNHLEKKPENVEPPVYKETSVTSAPVAAVLPTPVPTAPGPKLQPSSATPAAPQSNTNPSSTPALEPRKLSYAEVCQRPPKDPPPPASTSSPNNASAQPLRELRVNKVEEQPSSPANKQDRPQETGGNCKAREGRPARDSQGFSRSNGPPRTSTGGFKLREQQRRPPFGHRGSPQGGSRHTGKEQNIPPISPK, from the exons ATGAGTTCAGACCAGGGCGGAGAGCCGCAGCTGCAGGAGGAGGCTGAGCCGGGACCAAAAACCCGTGGGGAGGACGAGATCACACCCGGGACCGGGGGAGACTCAGGCGTCATG GTCACTGCTAAAGGAGCTGGTCTGAACCCTAATGCCAAGGTGTGGCAGGAGATTCCTGCAACACAAAATGAAGCTCCTGTGGATGGCACTGTGGCCTCCCCCTGGTCCCAGAACAATACGGCtgaag ATACCACTGTAGGTAAACAGTACACACCTGGCTTCTCCACTCTCGAGGACAACAGCACTTCTGGTACTGTAGTAGGGGTGGTGAATGGTATGGACCCCCCTGACCAAAGCTTCCCGGTTTGTGAGCGCACTACAGGAACTAATG TGGAGTCCAAACTCCCTGAGGAACAGCCCGTCTCTGAAGAGACTTTGCGTGAGTCTCTCAAAAAAGAATTGGAGTTCTGTTTCTCCAG GGAGAACTTATCTAAGGATCTTTACCTAATATCTCAAATGGACAGTGACCAGTTTGTCCCCATTTGGACTATTGCCAGCATGGAAGGAATCAAGGTCCTCACAACTGACATGGACCTCATCTTGGATGTCCTGAGAT CATCTCCTATGGTCCAAGTTGATGAAAAAGGGGAAAAAGTACGGCCAAATCACAAGCGTTGCATTATCATTCTGCGAGAAGTCCCTGAAACAACACCTgttgag GAAGTGGAAGCCTTGTTCAAGAATGACAACTGTCCCAAGGTAATAAGCGTGGAGTTTGCACACAACAACAACTGGTACATTACATTCCAATCAGACACAGATGCTCAACAG GCATACAGATATTTAAGGGAAGAAGTGAAGACATTTCAGGGAAAACCAATCATG GCCAGAATAAAAGCCATCAACACATTCTTTGCGAAGAATGGTTACCGCAACCTGGACTGCAGTGTGTATCCTCAGCAATCTCACACTCAGTCACAGTACAGCTCCCCACTCTTCATGCAGCCTGTTTACAGCCCCCAGCAGCAGTACCCACTCTACAGCATAGTACCTCCTACTTGGACGCCATCTCCTACTCCATACTTTGAGACTCCCTTG GCACCTTTTCCCAACAGTGGTTTCGTCAATGGATTTGGCTCACCTGGACACTACAAAACTGGCTCAAATTCTCTAAACCTTAGCCGTCCCTTCAGCAGGAACCG TAGGAACCATGTAAAGCCTCAGACGAGGGCTAATGATGGACTCTCTTCCACTGTGTCCCCGGTGGCTCTTGTGGATGGACTGTCTGGCCTGCACAGTCCCCAGCCTCCCTCAAGTGGTGGGCCTGTGCTGTCCTCCACCGAGCTCAACTCATCTTTTCCACACCTAGTTTCCAACGATCTAACTGATGATGGCACCATGGCAGGACGTGGAAG GAGAACAACATACAGAGGCACTCGAAGGCGGCGAGAAGATGATCGCACAact AGACCAGTTCCCTTGTCTCAAGTGAAGGTACCGCCCCCCAAATTCGACCTGGCCGCCTCCAACTTCCCTCCACTGCCTGGCTGCTCTGCCAGTCCGCAGGGGGAGCCTGTGCTGGAGAACCGCCTCTCTGATGTTGTACGGGGCCTGAATAGGGAAAAG CAGCAGGATTCAAGCAAAGAGTCTGCTGTGAGTCCCGCGGGCCCAGCTTCAGAGGAGACTGTCTCCAGGCCCACCCAGCCTGTAGCCAAGATGTCTGCTCACGTTCCTGATCCTGTCACCTCCAG CTCCAACCACCTGGAGAAGAAACCAGAGAATGTGGAGCCTCCAGTCTATAAAGAGACGTCTGTGACCTCTGCTCCTGTCGCAGCCGTGCTGCCCACCCCTGTCCCAACAGCACCTGGTCCAAAGCTTCAGCCCAGCTCGGCTACGCCTGCAGCCCCTCAATCTAACACCAACCCCTCCAGCACCCCGGCACTG GAACCTCGCAAACTTAGTTACGCTGAAGTATGTCAGCGACCACCTAAGGATCCCCCTCCTCCAGCATCCACTTCCAGCCCCAACAACGCAAGTGCACAGCCTCTGAGAGAGCTGCGTGTCAACAAGGTGGAGGAGCAGCCCTCCAGCCCTGCAAACAAACAGGATCGGCCTCAGGAAACGGGGGGCAACTGCAAGGCCAGGGAGGGCCGGCCGGCCCGTGACTCCCAGGGCTTTTCTCGCAGCAACGGACCCCCCAGAACCAGTACGGGGGGTTTCAAGCTACGAGAGCAGCAGAGACGCCCTCCTTTCGGCCATCGCGGTTCCCCCCAGGGAGGTTCCAGACACACTGGAAAAGAGCAGAACATCCCCCCCATATCGCCAAAGTAA
- the larp4aa gene encoding la ribonucleoprotein 4Aa isoform X3 yields the protein MSSDQGGEPQLQEEAEPGPKTRGEDEITPGTGGDSGVMVTAKGAGLNPNAKVWQEIPATQNEAPVDGTVASPWSQNNTAEDTTVGKQYTPGFSTLEDNSTSGTVVGVVNGMDPPDQSFPVCERTTGTNVESKLPEEQPVSEETLRESLKKELEFCFSRENLSKDLYLISQMDSDQFVPIWTIASMEGIKVLTTDMDLILDVLRSSPMVQVDEKGEKVRPNHKRCIIILREVPETTPVEEVEALFKNDNCPKVISVEFAHNNNWYITFQSDTDAQQAYRYLREEVKTFQGKPIMARIKAINTFFAKNGYRNLDCSVYPQQSHTQSQYSSPLFMQPVYSPQQQYPLYSIVPPTWTPSPTPYFETPLAPFPNSGFVNGFGSPGHYKTGSNSLNLSRPFSRNRVPLYSRKNVINAFSRNHVKPQTRANDGLSSTVSPVALVDGLSGLHSPQPPSSGGPVLSSTELNSSFPHLVSNDLTDDGTMAGRGRRTTYRGTRRRREDDRTTRPVPLSQVKVPPPKFDLAASNFPPLPGCSASPQGEPVLENRLSDVVRGLNREKQDSSKESAVSPAGPASEETVSRPTQPVAKMSAHVPDPVTSSSNHLEKKPENVEPPVYKETSVTSAPVAAVLPTPVPTAPGPKLQPSSATPAAPQSNTNPSSTPALEPRKLSYAEVCQRPPKDPPPPASTSSPNNASAQPLRELRVNKVEEQPSSPANKQDRPQETGGNCKAREGRPARDSQGFSRSNGPPRTSTGGFKLREQQRRPPFGHRGSPQGGSRHTGKEQNIPPISPK from the exons ATGAGTTCAGACCAGGGCGGAGAGCCGCAGCTGCAGGAGGAGGCTGAGCCGGGACCAAAAACCCGTGGGGAGGACGAGATCACACCCGGGACCGGGGGAGACTCAGGCGTCATG GTCACTGCTAAAGGAGCTGGTCTGAACCCTAATGCCAAGGTGTGGCAGGAGATTCCTGCAACACAAAATGAAGCTCCTGTGGATGGCACTGTGGCCTCCCCCTGGTCCCAGAACAATACGGCtgaag ATACCACTGTAGGTAAACAGTACACACCTGGCTTCTCCACTCTCGAGGACAACAGCACTTCTGGTACTGTAGTAGGGGTGGTGAATGGTATGGACCCCCCTGACCAAAGCTTCCCGGTTTGTGAGCGCACTACAGGAACTAATG TGGAGTCCAAACTCCCTGAGGAACAGCCCGTCTCTGAAGAGACTTTGCGTGAGTCTCTCAAAAAAGAATTGGAGTTCTGTTTCTCCAG GGAGAACTTATCTAAGGATCTTTACCTAATATCTCAAATGGACAGTGACCAGTTTGTCCCCATTTGGACTATTGCCAGCATGGAAGGAATCAAGGTCCTCACAACTGACATGGACCTCATCTTGGATGTCCTGAGAT CATCTCCTATGGTCCAAGTTGATGAAAAAGGGGAAAAAGTACGGCCAAATCACAAGCGTTGCATTATCATTCTGCGAGAAGTCCCTGAAACAACACCTgttgag GAAGTGGAAGCCTTGTTCAAGAATGACAACTGTCCCAAGGTAATAAGCGTGGAGTTTGCACACAACAACAACTGGTACATTACATTCCAATCAGACACAGATGCTCAACAG GCATACAGATATTTAAGGGAAGAAGTGAAGACATTTCAGGGAAAACCAATCATG GCCAGAATAAAAGCCATCAACACATTCTTTGCGAAGAATGGTTACCGCAACCTGGACTGCAGTGTGTATCCTCAGCAATCTCACACTCAGTCACAGTACAGCTCCCCACTCTTCATGCAGCCTGTTTACAGCCCCCAGCAGCAGTACCCACTCTACAGCATAGTACCTCCTACTTGGACGCCATCTCCTACTCCATACTTTGAGACTCCCTTG GCACCTTTTCCCAACAGTGGTTTCGTCAATGGATTTGGCTCACCTGGACACTACAAAACTGGCTCAAATTCTCTAAACCTTAGCCGTCCCTTCAGCAGGAACCG TGTTCCACTCTATTCAAGAAAGAATGTAATAAATGCCTTCAG TAGGAACCATGTAAAGCCTCAGACGAGGGCTAATGATGGACTCTCTTCCACTGTGTCCCCGGTGGCTCTTGTGGATGGACTGTCTGGCCTGCACAGTCCCCAGCCTCCCTCAAGTGGTGGGCCTGTGCTGTCCTCCACCGAGCTCAACTCATCTTTTCCACACCTAGTTTCCAACGATCTAACTGATGATGGCACCATGGCAGGACGTGGAAG GAGAACAACATACAGAGGCACTCGAAGGCGGCGAGAAGATGATCGCACAact AGACCAGTTCCCTTGTCTCAAGTGAAGGTACCGCCCCCCAAATTCGACCTGGCCGCCTCCAACTTCCCTCCACTGCCTGGCTGCTCTGCCAGTCCGCAGGGGGAGCCTGTGCTGGAGAACCGCCTCTCTGATGTTGTACGGGGCCTGAATAGGGAAAAG CAGGATTCAAGCAAAGAGTCTGCTGTGAGTCCCGCGGGCCCAGCTTCAGAGGAGACTGTCTCCAGGCCCACCCAGCCTGTAGCCAAGATGTCTGCTCACGTTCCTGATCCTGTCACCTCCAG CTCCAACCACCTGGAGAAGAAACCAGAGAATGTGGAGCCTCCAGTCTATAAAGAGACGTCTGTGACCTCTGCTCCTGTCGCAGCCGTGCTGCCCACCCCTGTCCCAACAGCACCTGGTCCAAAGCTTCAGCCCAGCTCGGCTACGCCTGCAGCCCCTCAATCTAACACCAACCCCTCCAGCACCCCGGCACTG GAACCTCGCAAACTTAGTTACGCTGAAGTATGTCAGCGACCACCTAAGGATCCCCCTCCTCCAGCATCCACTTCCAGCCCCAACAACGCAAGTGCACAGCCTCTGAGAGAGCTGCGTGTCAACAAGGTGGAGGAGCAGCCCTCCAGCCCTGCAAACAAACAGGATCGGCCTCAGGAAACGGGGGGCAACTGCAAGGCCAGGGAGGGCCGGCCGGCCCGTGACTCCCAGGGCTTTTCTCGCAGCAACGGACCCCCCAGAACCAGTACGGGGGGTTTCAAGCTACGAGAGCAGCAGAGACGCCCTCCTTTCGGCCATCGCGGTTCCCCCCAGGGAGGTTCCAGACACACTGGAAAAGAGCAGAACATCCCCCCCATATCGCCAAAGTAA
- the larp4aa gene encoding la ribonucleoprotein 4Aa isoform X1: MSSDQGGEPQLQEEAEPGPKTRGEDEITPGTGGDSGVMVTAKGAGLNPNAKVWQEIPATQNEAPVDGTVASPWSQNNTAEDTTVGKQYTPGFSTLEDNSTSGTVVGVVNGMDPPDQSFPVCERTTGTNVESKLPEEQPVSEETLRESLKKELEFCFSRENLSKDLYLISQMDSDQFVPIWTIASMEGIKVLTTDMDLILDVLRSSPMVQVDEKGEKVRPNHKRCIIILREVPETTPVEEVEALFKNDNCPKVISVEFAHNNNWYITFQSDTDAQQAYRYLREEVKTFQGKPIMARIKAINTFFAKNGYRNLDCSVYPQQSHTQSQYSSPLFMQPVYSPQQQYPLYSIVPPTWTPSPTPYFETPLAPFPNSGFVNGFGSPGHYKTGSNSLNLSRPFSRNRVPLYSRKNVINAFSRNHVKPQTRANDGLSSTVSPVALVDGLSGLHSPQPPSSGGPVLSSTELNSSFPHLVSNDLTDDGTMAGRGRRTTYRGTRRRREDDRTTRPVPLSQVKVPPPKFDLAASNFPPLPGCSASPQGEPVLENRLSDVVRGLNREKQQDSSKESAVSPAGPASEETVSRPTQPVAKMSAHVPDPVTSSSNHLEKKPENVEPPVYKETSVTSAPVAAVLPTPVPTAPGPKLQPSSATPAAPQSNTNPSSTPALEPRKLSYAEVCQRPPKDPPPPASTSSPNNASAQPLRELRVNKVEEQPSSPANKQDRPQETGGNCKAREGRPARDSQGFSRSNGPPRTSTGGFKLREQQRRPPFGHRGSPQGGSRHTGKEQNIPPISPK, encoded by the exons ATGAGTTCAGACCAGGGCGGAGAGCCGCAGCTGCAGGAGGAGGCTGAGCCGGGACCAAAAACCCGTGGGGAGGACGAGATCACACCCGGGACCGGGGGAGACTCAGGCGTCATG GTCACTGCTAAAGGAGCTGGTCTGAACCCTAATGCCAAGGTGTGGCAGGAGATTCCTGCAACACAAAATGAAGCTCCTGTGGATGGCACTGTGGCCTCCCCCTGGTCCCAGAACAATACGGCtgaag ATACCACTGTAGGTAAACAGTACACACCTGGCTTCTCCACTCTCGAGGACAACAGCACTTCTGGTACTGTAGTAGGGGTGGTGAATGGTATGGACCCCCCTGACCAAAGCTTCCCGGTTTGTGAGCGCACTACAGGAACTAATG TGGAGTCCAAACTCCCTGAGGAACAGCCCGTCTCTGAAGAGACTTTGCGTGAGTCTCTCAAAAAAGAATTGGAGTTCTGTTTCTCCAG GGAGAACTTATCTAAGGATCTTTACCTAATATCTCAAATGGACAGTGACCAGTTTGTCCCCATTTGGACTATTGCCAGCATGGAAGGAATCAAGGTCCTCACAACTGACATGGACCTCATCTTGGATGTCCTGAGAT CATCTCCTATGGTCCAAGTTGATGAAAAAGGGGAAAAAGTACGGCCAAATCACAAGCGTTGCATTATCATTCTGCGAGAAGTCCCTGAAACAACACCTgttgag GAAGTGGAAGCCTTGTTCAAGAATGACAACTGTCCCAAGGTAATAAGCGTGGAGTTTGCACACAACAACAACTGGTACATTACATTCCAATCAGACACAGATGCTCAACAG GCATACAGATATTTAAGGGAAGAAGTGAAGACATTTCAGGGAAAACCAATCATG GCCAGAATAAAAGCCATCAACACATTCTTTGCGAAGAATGGTTACCGCAACCTGGACTGCAGTGTGTATCCTCAGCAATCTCACACTCAGTCACAGTACAGCTCCCCACTCTTCATGCAGCCTGTTTACAGCCCCCAGCAGCAGTACCCACTCTACAGCATAGTACCTCCTACTTGGACGCCATCTCCTACTCCATACTTTGAGACTCCCTTG GCACCTTTTCCCAACAGTGGTTTCGTCAATGGATTTGGCTCACCTGGACACTACAAAACTGGCTCAAATTCTCTAAACCTTAGCCGTCCCTTCAGCAGGAACCG TGTTCCACTCTATTCAAGAAAGAATGTAATAAATGCCTTCAG TAGGAACCATGTAAAGCCTCAGACGAGGGCTAATGATGGACTCTCTTCCACTGTGTCCCCGGTGGCTCTTGTGGATGGACTGTCTGGCCTGCACAGTCCCCAGCCTCCCTCAAGTGGTGGGCCTGTGCTGTCCTCCACCGAGCTCAACTCATCTTTTCCACACCTAGTTTCCAACGATCTAACTGATGATGGCACCATGGCAGGACGTGGAAG GAGAACAACATACAGAGGCACTCGAAGGCGGCGAGAAGATGATCGCACAact AGACCAGTTCCCTTGTCTCAAGTGAAGGTACCGCCCCCCAAATTCGACCTGGCCGCCTCCAACTTCCCTCCACTGCCTGGCTGCTCTGCCAGTCCGCAGGGGGAGCCTGTGCTGGAGAACCGCCTCTCTGATGTTGTACGGGGCCTGAATAGGGAAAAG CAGCAGGATTCAAGCAAAGAGTCTGCTGTGAGTCCCGCGGGCCCAGCTTCAGAGGAGACTGTCTCCAGGCCCACCCAGCCTGTAGCCAAGATGTCTGCTCACGTTCCTGATCCTGTCACCTCCAG CTCCAACCACCTGGAGAAGAAACCAGAGAATGTGGAGCCTCCAGTCTATAAAGAGACGTCTGTGACCTCTGCTCCTGTCGCAGCCGTGCTGCCCACCCCTGTCCCAACAGCACCTGGTCCAAAGCTTCAGCCCAGCTCGGCTACGCCTGCAGCCCCTCAATCTAACACCAACCCCTCCAGCACCCCGGCACTG GAACCTCGCAAACTTAGTTACGCTGAAGTATGTCAGCGACCACCTAAGGATCCCCCTCCTCCAGCATCCACTTCCAGCCCCAACAACGCAAGTGCACAGCCTCTGAGAGAGCTGCGTGTCAACAAGGTGGAGGAGCAGCCCTCCAGCCCTGCAAACAAACAGGATCGGCCTCAGGAAACGGGGGGCAACTGCAAGGCCAGGGAGGGCCGGCCGGCCCGTGACTCCCAGGGCTTTTCTCGCAGCAACGGACCCCCCAGAACCAGTACGGGGGGTTTCAAGCTACGAGAGCAGCAGAGACGCCCTCCTTTCGGCCATCGCGGTTCCCCCCAGGGAGGTTCCAGACACACTGGAAAAGAGCAGAACATCCCCCCCATATCGCCAAAGTAA
- the larp4aa gene encoding la ribonucleoprotein 4Aa isoform X2, with amino-acid sequence MSSDQGGEPQLQEEAEPGPKTRGEDEITPGTGGDSGVMVTAKGAGLNPNAKVWQEIPATQNEAPVDGTVASPWSQNNTAEDTTVGKQYTPGFSTLEDNSTSGTVVGVVNGMDPPDQSFPVCERTTGTNVESKLPEEQPVSEETLRESLKKELEFCFSRENLSKDLYLISQMDSDQFVPIWTIASMEGIKVLTTDMDLILDVLRSSPMVQVDEKGEKVRPNHKRCIIILREVPETTPVEEVEALFKNDNCPKVISVEFAHNNNWYITFQSDTDAQQAYRYLREEVKTFQGKPIMARIKAINTFFAKNGYRNLDCSVYPQQSHTQSQYSSPLFMQPVYSPQQQYPLYSIVPPTWTPSPTPYFETPLAPFPNSGFVNGFGSPGHYKTGSNSLNLSRPFSRNRVPLYSRKNVINAFRNHVKPQTRANDGLSSTVSPVALVDGLSGLHSPQPPSSGGPVLSSTELNSSFPHLVSNDLTDDGTMAGRGRRTTYRGTRRRREDDRTTRPVPLSQVKVPPPKFDLAASNFPPLPGCSASPQGEPVLENRLSDVVRGLNREKQQDSSKESAVSPAGPASEETVSRPTQPVAKMSAHVPDPVTSSSNHLEKKPENVEPPVYKETSVTSAPVAAVLPTPVPTAPGPKLQPSSATPAAPQSNTNPSSTPALEPRKLSYAEVCQRPPKDPPPPASTSSPNNASAQPLRELRVNKVEEQPSSPANKQDRPQETGGNCKAREGRPARDSQGFSRSNGPPRTSTGGFKLREQQRRPPFGHRGSPQGGSRHTGKEQNIPPISPK; translated from the exons ATGAGTTCAGACCAGGGCGGAGAGCCGCAGCTGCAGGAGGAGGCTGAGCCGGGACCAAAAACCCGTGGGGAGGACGAGATCACACCCGGGACCGGGGGAGACTCAGGCGTCATG GTCACTGCTAAAGGAGCTGGTCTGAACCCTAATGCCAAGGTGTGGCAGGAGATTCCTGCAACACAAAATGAAGCTCCTGTGGATGGCACTGTGGCCTCCCCCTGGTCCCAGAACAATACGGCtgaag ATACCACTGTAGGTAAACAGTACACACCTGGCTTCTCCACTCTCGAGGACAACAGCACTTCTGGTACTGTAGTAGGGGTGGTGAATGGTATGGACCCCCCTGACCAAAGCTTCCCGGTTTGTGAGCGCACTACAGGAACTAATG TGGAGTCCAAACTCCCTGAGGAACAGCCCGTCTCTGAAGAGACTTTGCGTGAGTCTCTCAAAAAAGAATTGGAGTTCTGTTTCTCCAG GGAGAACTTATCTAAGGATCTTTACCTAATATCTCAAATGGACAGTGACCAGTTTGTCCCCATTTGGACTATTGCCAGCATGGAAGGAATCAAGGTCCTCACAACTGACATGGACCTCATCTTGGATGTCCTGAGAT CATCTCCTATGGTCCAAGTTGATGAAAAAGGGGAAAAAGTACGGCCAAATCACAAGCGTTGCATTATCATTCTGCGAGAAGTCCCTGAAACAACACCTgttgag GAAGTGGAAGCCTTGTTCAAGAATGACAACTGTCCCAAGGTAATAAGCGTGGAGTTTGCACACAACAACAACTGGTACATTACATTCCAATCAGACACAGATGCTCAACAG GCATACAGATATTTAAGGGAAGAAGTGAAGACATTTCAGGGAAAACCAATCATG GCCAGAATAAAAGCCATCAACACATTCTTTGCGAAGAATGGTTACCGCAACCTGGACTGCAGTGTGTATCCTCAGCAATCTCACACTCAGTCACAGTACAGCTCCCCACTCTTCATGCAGCCTGTTTACAGCCCCCAGCAGCAGTACCCACTCTACAGCATAGTACCTCCTACTTGGACGCCATCTCCTACTCCATACTTTGAGACTCCCTTG GCACCTTTTCCCAACAGTGGTTTCGTCAATGGATTTGGCTCACCTGGACACTACAAAACTGGCTCAAATTCTCTAAACCTTAGCCGTCCCTTCAGCAGGAACCG TGTTCCACTCTATTCAAGAAAGAATGTAATAAATGCCTTCAG GAACCATGTAAAGCCTCAGACGAGGGCTAATGATGGACTCTCTTCCACTGTGTCCCCGGTGGCTCTTGTGGATGGACTGTCTGGCCTGCACAGTCCCCAGCCTCCCTCAAGTGGTGGGCCTGTGCTGTCCTCCACCGAGCTCAACTCATCTTTTCCACACCTAGTTTCCAACGATCTAACTGATGATGGCACCATGGCAGGACGTGGAAG GAGAACAACATACAGAGGCACTCGAAGGCGGCGAGAAGATGATCGCACAact AGACCAGTTCCCTTGTCTCAAGTGAAGGTACCGCCCCCCAAATTCGACCTGGCCGCCTCCAACTTCCCTCCACTGCCTGGCTGCTCTGCCAGTCCGCAGGGGGAGCCTGTGCTGGAGAACCGCCTCTCTGATGTTGTACGGGGCCTGAATAGGGAAAAG CAGCAGGATTCAAGCAAAGAGTCTGCTGTGAGTCCCGCGGGCCCAGCTTCAGAGGAGACTGTCTCCAGGCCCACCCAGCCTGTAGCCAAGATGTCTGCTCACGTTCCTGATCCTGTCACCTCCAG CTCCAACCACCTGGAGAAGAAACCAGAGAATGTGGAGCCTCCAGTCTATAAAGAGACGTCTGTGACCTCTGCTCCTGTCGCAGCCGTGCTGCCCACCCCTGTCCCAACAGCACCTGGTCCAAAGCTTCAGCCCAGCTCGGCTACGCCTGCAGCCCCTCAATCTAACACCAACCCCTCCAGCACCCCGGCACTG GAACCTCGCAAACTTAGTTACGCTGAAGTATGTCAGCGACCACCTAAGGATCCCCCTCCTCCAGCATCCACTTCCAGCCCCAACAACGCAAGTGCACAGCCTCTGAGAGAGCTGCGTGTCAACAAGGTGGAGGAGCAGCCCTCCAGCCCTGCAAACAAACAGGATCGGCCTCAGGAAACGGGGGGCAACTGCAAGGCCAGGGAGGGCCGGCCGGCCCGTGACTCCCAGGGCTTTTCTCGCAGCAACGGACCCCCCAGAACCAGTACGGGGGGTTTCAAGCTACGAGAGCAGCAGAGACGCCCTCCTTTCGGCCATCGCGGTTCCCCCCAGGGAGGTTCCAGACACACTGGAAAAGAGCAGAACATCCCCCCCATATCGCCAAAGTAA